The Kordia sp. SMS9 DNA window ATAAAACGCAAGGAAATATTGAAAAACAGCGAGAAGCAGAATTGAACTATCAAGAAAATCTAAAAAAGAAGTTGAATGACGATCAATTGCGATTGGAAGAAGAATTGCAAACGGAGTACAGTCTGAGCAAAGATCAACTCAAGTTAGATGAATTAGAAGAAAAAAATTATCAAAAAACCATCATTGTCAACCGATTTAAAGTGGTGTTGGTCATTATCATTTTATTGCTGATTGGTTGTATCATTTTGGGAACGCTCATCATAAAGGCAATTTACAAAAAAATAAAAAGTAACAAACTCCTACGTATCAAGTACAACAAGTTAGAAGAAGCAAAGTTAAAAGCGGAAATGACGTCTAAAACGAAGTCAAATTTCTTCTCTATGATGAGTCATGAATTGCGCACACCTTTGTATGCAGTAACAGGAATTACACATTTACTATTGGAAGAAAGTCCAAGACCTTCGCAGCAGCAATATTTAAAATCGTTAAAGTTTTCGGGCGATCATTTATTGTCTTTGGTGAATAATATTTTGCAAGCCAACAAGCTGGAAGATAATACGATTACCATTGGCGAATCTACGTTTAATTTAAAGGCGAATATTGACAATATCATCAAGTCGTTTGATTTGTTGATAAAAGATCGAGAAAACGAACTGAACATTGCGTACGATACGGAAATTCCAGAATTGTTAGTCGGAGATAGTTTGAAAATTTCTCAAATATTGATCAATCTCATTAGTAACGCCATTAAGTTTACCAAAAACGGAACCATTCGTTTGAGTGTGGAAAAAGTAGCAGAAACGGAACAAGATGTGCAACTGCATTTTTGTGTACAAGATACAGGCATCGGAATTCCGAAAGAAAAGCAGGAAAAAGTATTTGAAATGTTCTCTCAAAATCATGATGAGGTCAATCAAGTTTATCAAGGTTCTGGTTTGGGATTGTCTATTGTAAAAAGACTCTTGAAGTTATATGACAGTGAAATACACTTAGAAAGTAAAGTCAATGTTGGGACTACATTTACGTTCAACATTCGCTTCCCAAAAGCGATTGAGAATGTAGACATAACCTCAGAAGTTGATATTGATGATGTAGATTTTAGTCAGTTGAAAATGTTGGTCGTAGATGATAATACCATTAATCAAATGTTGACTAAGAAGATTCTGTCTACCAAACAAATTTCTACGGATATTGTGGCAAGTGGTGCAGAAGCGATTGAAATTGTGAAGAACAATCATTACGATTTGATTTTGATGGACATTCACATGCCAGAAATGGACGGTTACGAAGCAACATCTGCCATTCGAAAATTCAATACAAAAGTGCCCATTATTGCGTTTACCGCAGTTTCTTTGGATGACAGTCTGCCAAAAATCATTAATTCGGGCATGAACGACATGATTATAAAACCGTTTGTAGCCAAACAATTATTTACGTTGATTCAGAAGTATATGTAGTTTTATGCGCTTCACTCCGACAAGCTCAGTGTGAACGCTTTTGGATCGCTTTGCGTGTGTTTTTAGAATTTCTCTTGCGTTACTTCGAGTAAATTTGCTTCGCAAATTTGTATCGAGAAGTACTTTGAAACTCTTTTTTAGTTCATATTTACCTAATACCTAAATTAAACTCTCACCGTATCCGGAACTAACAACGTATAATCTCCATTGTGGTGAATGACTTCACGAACAATTGAAGAAGAAATATAGGAAGTCGTTGCGGAAGTTAATAAGAAAACAGTTTCTATCGGAGCCAAATCGCGGTTTGTGTGTGCAATTGCTTTTTCAAACTCAAAATCAGCAGGATTTCGAAGTCCACGCAAAATAAAATCTACATTATTTTTTTGGCAAAAATCAACCGTCAACCCTTCATACGTTACCACTTTCACATTCGGTTCATCCTTAAAAGAATCTTCAATAAATTTTTTGCGTTGTTCCAAACTAAACATGTATTTCTTTGCAGAATTCACGCCAATCGCCACAATCACTTCATCAAACAATTTGATGCCACGTTTGATAATGTCATAATGTCCTAAAGTGATCGGATCAAAAGATCCTGGGAAAATTGCTCGTTTCATGTTGTAAGGATTGTGATAAAAACAATGACAAGGTACTACTTTTTAGCCAAAGCTAAAGCAACAGCATTGCCAAATAAGGCTTCTAAGGAAATTCCAGCTTCTTTTGCTTGTTGTGGTAAAATACTTTCTTCGGTCATGCCAGGAACTGTATTGACTTCTAACAAATACGGTTCGTCATCCTTAAAAATAAATTCACTTCGCGAAAAGCCTTCCATCTTTAAAATTTCATAAATATTCTTGGCAGCTTTAGACACTTTCTCTGTAAGTTCCTCTGAAATTCGCGCAGGTGTAATTTCTTGTGATTGTCCTAAATACTTCGCTTCGTAATCAAAAAAATCATTTTCTGACACAATTTCTGTAATTGGCAATACCGTAACGTTTCCTTGATACTTAATAACGCCAACCGAAACTTCTACACCATCCAAAAACGATTCAATAATTACTTCGTCGTCTTCTTTAAGCGCAACTTCAATAGCATTTTGTAGTTCGTCAATTTTATGCACTTTGGAAACTCCAAAACTGCTTCCAGCTTTGTTGGCTTTTACAAAACACGGCAATCCTACTTTTGCTACAATTGCTTGTTCGTTTACAGCATCGCCAGCATTCAAATAATAAGAAGTTGCACATTTAATTCCGTAAGGTTTCAATGTAGATAACAAATCACGTTTATTAAAAGTTAAGGCTGCTTGATACATGCCACAACTTGTATGTGGAATGCCTAAAAGTTCCAAATATCCTTGCATATAACCATCTTCTCCAGGTGTTCCATGAATGGCATTAAATACACAATCAAATGTAATTTTGACACCATCAATTGTCACGGAAAAATCGTTTTTGTCAATAGGAAACTCTTGTGCATCTTCGGTAACACAAACCCACTTATTGCGAAAAATATGCACTTTATACGCGTTGTATTTAGTGGAATCTAAATGTTTGTACACAACACTTCCTGTTTTCAACGAAATGGCGTATTCACTAGAATAACCGCCCATAATAATGGCTATATTTTTCTTCATTCTAATAAGAAATAACTCAAATAAACGTTATAAAAACGAAAGTAATTGTATTTGTGGACAAATCAAAGTGGAATATTAGGAATAATAGTGAACTCGTTTAGACTTTTAGGATTTAAGCGAAAATTAGAAATTTTGAGTTCTGTAGAAAGCTTTTTGGAGTTTCATAGCAGCATTAGGAACCTAGAAAAAGGTGAACACAGCACTTAAAAGAGCAATTTTTAGCAAATTAAAAAAGTTTACACGAGTTCAATATGTATATTTGTCCTTTAAAAATGTAGTAGTAATGAATTTTAAAAAGATTCTTGGGGCGATAAAAGCCTTTTTTGACCGATTTCCTATTTTAAAAGTATTTTTCAAACAAATAGGACTTGCCGTTGTAGTAGTGGTGATTTTAGTATTTTTAATTACCAAATGGCTTGATTTTTCTACCAATCACGGAGAATTTAAAACGGTGCCCGATTTAGCCAAACTTTCATCGGAAGAAGCGATAGCGAAATTAGAAGAAAACGATTTAGACTACATTTTGGAAGATACGGTCAATTACAATCCTGATTTTCCTGCGTATTCCATCATTGAACAATATCCTGATGCGGGCGATAAAGTAAAAGAAGGACGTAAAATCTACTTAAAAATCAATCCGTCAAAATATAGAGAAGTAACGATTCCGCATGTAATTCAAATTACTAGAAGAACGGCAGAATCTACCTTAAATGCTGTTGGATTTGAAGTTGAAAAAGTGACCTACAAAGACAATATTGGAAAAGACATGGTTTTAGGATTAAAATACAAAGGCAAAACGGTAGCGCCAAATGACAGACTTCCAAAAATGTCTAAACTCGAATTGATTTTAGGAAACGGAAAACGTCCGGGTTCTAGTAGTACTGATGAAAACGACAATGATGCAGGAGAATAATTTTCCACAACCACAAGAAGAAACGGACGATTTATACGAACACTATTCATTTACCGCCGAAAAAGGGCAGCAGCCTTTGCGTGTGGATAAATATTTGATGAATTTTATTGAAGGTGCTACCCGAAATAAAATTCAACAAGCGGCGAAAGATGGCAATATTTATGTGAACGACAAACCTGTAAAATCCAATTACAAAGTCAAAGGAAACGACGTAATTAAAGTATTATTCGCGTATCCACCATACGAAAATTTGTTGGTAGGCGAAGACATTCCAATTGATGTCGTATATGAAGATGACGATTTGCTGGTTGTCAATAAACCCGCGGGAATGGTGGTGCATCCTGGACACGGAAACTATTCAGGAACCTTGATCAACGCGTTGATTTATCACTTTGATAATTTGCCAAAAAATTCTAACGAGCGTCCAGGTTTGGTACACCGAATTGACAAAGATACTAGCGGATTGTTGGTCGTTGCTAAAACCGAAGAAGCGATGACACATTTATCGAAACAATTTTTTGATAAAACTTCAGAGCGAATTTATTACGCGTTAGTTTGGGGAAATGTGGAAGAAGATGAAGGCACGGTGGAAGGCAATATTGGACGTCATCCAAAAAATAGATTGCAAAACACCGTATATACAGGAGAAGACGCCGATAAAGGAAAACCTGCAGTTACGCATTACAAAGTCTTAGAGCGTTTCGGATATGTTACCTTGGTTTCTTGCCAGTTAGAAACAGGTCGTACACACCAAATTCGTGTACACATGAAGCATATTGGTCACACGTTATTCAATGACGAACGTTATGGCGGTGAACGCATTTTAAAAGGAACAACTTTTACAAAATACAAGCAATTTGTAGACAACTGCTTCAAGATTTTACCGCGACAAGCCTTGCACGCCAAAACCTTAGGATTCATTCATCCAAGAACAGGAGAAAAGATGAGTTTCAATTCAGAAGTGCCCAACGACATCAGTGAATGTATTGAAAAATGGCGCAACTATTCCAAGCATGTGGATATGTAGATTTTACTAGGAGTGAGATGTTAGTATTGAGAATTGAGTATTGAGAAATCAACAAAAAGGCAAATCAACAAAAAACCTACTTCTTCACGTCAAACAACAATGATTTCTTTTTCACATTAAGTTCAACTTGCGTGTATTTTTTCTTTTTGATAAAGTTCAAATCTTTCTTGCTAACTTCTACACTAATTTGTGTCAACCAACGATTGAAAAGATCCGAAAAATCTGATTTTAACTCTTTACTGTCTGAAGTTAGCGTTAATTCATTTTCGCCTAAGAATTTTAATGTAGCACCTTTAAACGTCTTGATTTTAGTAGTATCTAAAACGATTAATTCCATAAACATATAACCGTTCAATTCTTGAATTCCTGCCCAAATTCCGCCAGTTTCAGAAATCGCGATTTGTTCGCCAGGAATTTGTTTCGTTTGTTCAGCAGTCAACGGTTCAGTATACGCACGTTTAGTTGCTTTTGAACTTCCCATTTGGGCCAACACTTTATCAACGGATTTCATTAATTTCATCACACTTATTTTTAGCGTTGCAAGATAGTGTTTTTTATGAAGTTATGATGGGAAGTTAAGGAGTTTATAGGTTTAGGAGTTTAATGGTTTATGAGTTTCAGTTTGAAAAGTAAATTAACAAATAATGAACAAGAAATTACAGCCTCAACAGTTTCTCCAAAATGTGGAGGTGTAACTTTTCACTTCTCAATTCAATAGTTAGAAGCTCATTTTCGACTTTAATAATATAAATTTCTTTTGAAGCAAAAAGCGATTGTAAAACGTCTAATAGTTCCATAAAGAATTTTAGCTGTGCTCCATCAGTTTTTAGAACATAGCCTGAGTAATTGTCTAAAGTTACATATGAAGGTCTCATGGAGTCTAACATTTTTTTCCTTCGAATAAAAAAAAGAGTATTCTTCAATCGTATATCTTTGAGTGTCCATTTGGCAAGCGTTAAAAGATTTTGAGATTTTGATGAGAACCAAATACTAATTGATCCAGAATATACAGATCGTTTGTACTGTAAACTCCATGCTTTAGGTGTTTTAATTTTGCCATAAATATTGTAACTCCATGCATTAAAATTCCCTTTGACCAAACCATTTTTTGTTGCTATAAAGTTTTCAAACTCTTGACAGATTTTTTTGTTTTCTTTATAAAATGGTGAATTATGTTCGTCTTTAAGTGCGTTAGATTTGATTTTCATATACCAATTAGTGAATGAAAGCCTAGTTTCGTTACGCAAAACAGGCTGGAAGTTTAGGAGTTTACGTTTCTAACAAAAAATAAAGCTAAATTTTAAATATTTTTCATCTAACATCTGAAGCACGTAATTTTAACCATCATAAAAAACTCTTATTTTCATATAAAGGATAACTTTTTGAAAACCTGTTTTTTATCTTTATAAAACTGTAATTTTATACCATGCAAATTAGCGAGTTAACTCTTTTTACGACAAATTTAGAAGCGCAACAACACTTTTATACCAACGTGTTGGAGTTGCCTTTAGTTTCCGCTTTCGCGGGAACGTTTACAGTCAAAGTTGGAGTTTCTACAGTAACTTTTGTAAAATCAGAACGTATACATCCTGCGCATTTTGCGATCAATATTTCTTCGTATAAAATTAAACAAGCGCTTAAATGGATTCAAAAGCGAACTGATATTTTGCTATGCGATGGCAAACCCATTGCTGATTTTTCAAACTGGAATGCAGATGCATTGTATTTTTATGACAAAGACAAAAACATTGTGGAGTTCATTGCGCGCAGAGATTTAGACGTAATCAATACGCATCCGTTTTCTACTGCTGATATTTTAAATATTAGTGAAATCGCAATCGTTTCAGACGATAATGAAGCCATCTATCATCAAATTAATGTCATGCGTCCTATTGAAATATATGATGGAAGTTTTGATCGTTTTTGCGTTTTAGGAAATGCGGAAGGCTTGTTCATTCTTGTAAATAATACCAAGAAAAAATGGTATCCGACACAAGAAGATGCTTTTCCTGCTGATTTTCATATCAAAGGTGATTATAATTTTGCGTTTATAAACGGAAAAATAGTCACAGAAAAAGTGTAATTTTAACATTCAAAAAAGAAAAAGAAGATTTATGAAGATTGTAATCTCTCCTGCAAAGTCACTTGATTTAGAAAGTAGCATTCCAACAGCAAAATATACGGAAGCTTGTTTTTTAAAAGAAGCTGAGCGATTGAATAAGGTGTTGAAGAAGAAATCGCGTAAGCAATTATCAAAACTGATGAATATTTCGGATGCTTTGGCAGATTTGAATTATCAGCGAAATCAAGAATGGGCATTGCCCTTTACCACCGAAAATGCACGTCCGAGTATTTATACTTTTAGTGGACAAGTTTTTCAAGGATTGGACGCGTTTTCACTTCCTTCAGCTAAAATTGATACGCTTCAAAGTACCTTACGAATTCTTTCAGGACAATACGGATTGTTGAAACCGTTGGATTTAATGCAACCGTATCGCTTAGAAATGGGCACAAGATTGCCTGTTGGGAAGAATAAAAATCTATACGAATTCTGGAAAAAGAAAGTCACCTCACAATTGAATGAAGAACTAGCAGATGACGAATTATTTGTAAACTTAGCCAGCAACGAATACTATAAAGCTGTAGATGCAAAAGTGTTGAAAGTTCCAGTAATTACGCCCGTTTTTAAAGATTTCAAAAATGGCGAATACAAAACCATCATGACCTATGCAAAATTAGCTAGAGGATATATGACACGCTACATTATTGAAAAAAACGCACAAACGATTGACGATTTAAAAGGGTTTAATTATGAAGGCTACGGTTTTAGTGAAGAACTTTCAAGCGGAAACGAATTAGTGTTTACACGATAAATAATGATCCGATTTTATACACCTGTTCTACTATTACAAGTATTTTGCATGTATCATGCATACAAAAATAAAAAGGACAATTTTTGGTACTATTTGATCATGATTCTTCCATTAGTTGGCGCTTTAATTTATCTTTTCTCACAAGTATTCAACAAAAGAGACTTAGAAAAAGTAACTGAAGAAATTGCGACGGTAATCATTCCTTCCAAAAAAGTAAAAGATGCCGAAAGACAATTGGCTTTTGCTGACACATTTCAAAACAGAGTGGCATTGGCGGATGCCTATTTTGAAAATGACGACTATGAGAATGCAAGTTTGCATTATGAAGCAGCTTTGAAAGGAAATTTTCAAAAAGATTTCTATGTCATTTCCCAGATGATTCAAACCATGAGTCAATCACAAAACTATGAAGAAGTGATCCGGTTGGCAGAAGAAATTAAAGATAATTTTGAATTTAAAAACTCAAAATCACAGTTTGTTTATGGACTTGCTTTAGATAAATTGGGTAGGATAGAAGAAGCCGAAGAAAATCTTAAAAACATCGATCAACGCTACTCCAATTATGCAGAACGCTATACGTTGGCGAAGTTTTATCATAAGAATGGAAACATTGCGAAAACCATTGAAATATTGGATGATATTATTACGGAGTCGCAACACATGTCGTCACACAATCGCAGAACCTATCGTCAAGTGGTTATCAATGTTATAAAATTTCGAGAAGAACTCGATACGCTATAATTGTATGTTTTTTCACAAACATCCATACGCGCCTTTTATTCATGAAGATACCGAGAAATTAATCGTTGGAACTTTGCCGCCACCGCGATTTTCCACTGGCGAGTTGCTTGAGAAAGACGTCGATTTCTGTTATGGAAGTTATTACAATTCGCTTTGGTTATTTATTGATAAAATCTACAATTTAAAATTACGCTACGACAATTCGCAAGAAGCCATTACGCAACGAAAGCAATTTTTAATCACACATAAAATTGGGGTTTGTGACATTGTTGACAGTTGTGAGCGACAAAAAATTGATGCTTCCGATTTGGGCATGCAACACATACAATTGCGTGATCTCATTGGCTATTTGCAAAAATATCCAAGCGTTCATACCATTTTATTCACAGGTGGAAACTCTAAAAACGGACCAGAATATTTCTTTCGAAGACACATCAAATCGTATAACTTGAAACTAGAAGTCGTTTCGGACAACGTTCCAAGAATTCATCAATTTGATTTGAGTTTGGCTCAAAAAGTACATTCTACTGAACTTGATTCAGCGTCAAAAAAAGAAATGTCATATCGAGCCGAATCGAGATACATCAAAACCGTTTCCTTAACCTCATCTTCTGGCGCTGCCAATCGTGCCATTGGAAGCATTCCGTTGTACAAAAAACTCAAAAAAGAAAACCCAAAATTCACTACGTTTGACTTTCGCGTGTTGCAGTATCGGGCGTTTTTTTAAGGTTTTAGTTTTGACTTTACATGTTTTTCTAACTTTCCTTTTTTCTGTAACTTCTTATAACGTTCTATCGGCTTTATTTTACCTGTAGTTTTTTTATTTGCTTCATAAAAAGTAAGTACACTTTCAATCCCACGAACATTTCCCAGTAAGCTGTTTTTATAATCTTTATTCTCGATACAATACGAAGCCCATCCTGCAAGATAAATCATAAACGATTCAGGAGATTCTTCTAAAAATGTAACAATATCTATATTAATGTCAAAAGTGA harbors:
- a CDS encoding RluA family pseudouridine synthase; translated protein: MKTTMMQENNFPQPQEETDDLYEHYSFTAEKGQQPLRVDKYLMNFIEGATRNKIQQAAKDGNIYVNDKPVKSNYKVKGNDVIKVLFAYPPYENLLVGEDIPIDVVYEDDDLLVVNKPAGMVVHPGHGNYSGTLINALIYHFDNLPKNSNERPGLVHRIDKDTSGLLVVAKTEEAMTHLSKQFFDKTSERIYYALVWGNVEEDEGTVEGNIGRHPKNRLQNTVYTGEDADKGKPAVTHYKVLERFGYVTLVSCQLETGRTHQIRVHMKHIGHTLFNDERYGGERILKGTTFTKYKQFVDNCFKILPRQALHAKTLGFIHPRTGEKMSFNSEVPNDISECIEKWRNYSKHVDM
- a CDS encoding ATP-binding protein — translated: MKNKDLLHIVLCWLFCVQLNAQTVSFDSIEKLNQAAFKFARDYKYGKALSYSYIAIQHATANENDTNLASSYYTLASTYRRMQYFGKAKKYFQKSLALYQELNKTSQILLVYQVLTRMAEQEKEFKKAHGYLSTAYKLAKTSEKVEDMLVLDWGKIALLQAEKRYEDVLEFVKEVETRVKASTDSKLFFTARINYLEFVKGEAYYYLGDYENAQKFLEKHISNEYVHVNDLATSYNQLSVIYKTQGNIEKQREAELNYQENLKKKLNDDQLRLEEELQTEYSLSKDQLKLDELEEKNYQKTIIVNRFKVVLVIIILLLIGCIILGTLIIKAIYKKIKSNKLLRIKYNKLEEAKLKAEMTSKTKSNFFSMMSHELRTPLYAVTGITHLLLEESPRPSQQQYLKSLKFSGDHLLSLVNNILQANKLEDNTITIGESTFNLKANIDNIIKSFDLLIKDRENELNIAYDTEIPELLVGDSLKISQILINLISNAIKFTKNGTIRLSVEKVAETEQDVQLHFCVQDTGIGIPKEKQEKVFEMFSQNHDEVNQVYQGSGLGLSIVKRLLKLYDSEIHLESKVNVGTTFTFNIRFPKAIENVDITSEVDIDDVDFSQLKMLVVDDNTINQMLTKKILSTKQISTDIVASGAEAIEIVKNNHYDLILMDIHMPEMDGYEATSAIRKFNTKVPIIAFTAVSLDDSLPKIINSGMNDMIIKPFVAKQLFTLIQKYM
- the yaaA gene encoding peroxide stress protein YaaA; translation: MKIVISPAKSLDLESSIPTAKYTEACFLKEAERLNKVLKKKSRKQLSKLMNISDALADLNYQRNQEWALPFTTENARPSIYTFSGQVFQGLDAFSLPSAKIDTLQSTLRILSGQYGLLKPLDLMQPYRLEMGTRLPVGKNKNLYEFWKKKVTSQLNEELADDELFVNLASNEYYKAVDAKVLKVPVITPVFKDFKNGEYKTIMTYAKLARGYMTRYIIEKNAQTIDDLKGFNYEGYGFSEELSSGNELVFTR
- a CDS encoding uracil-DNA glycosylase family protein; this translates as MFFHKHPYAPFIHEDTEKLIVGTLPPPRFSTGELLEKDVDFCYGSYYNSLWLFIDKIYNLKLRYDNSQEAITQRKQFLITHKIGVCDIVDSCERQKIDASDLGMQHIQLRDLIGYLQKYPSVHTILFTGGNSKNGPEYFFRRHIKSYNLKLEVVSDNVPRIHQFDLSLAQKVHSTELDSASKKEMSYRAESRYIKTVSLTSSSGAANRAIGSIPLYKKLKKENPKFTTFDFRVLQYRAFF
- a CDS encoding PASTA domain-containing protein — its product is MNFKKILGAIKAFFDRFPILKVFFKQIGLAVVVVVILVFLITKWLDFSTNHGEFKTVPDLAKLSSEEAIAKLEENDLDYILEDTVNYNPDFPAYSIIEQYPDAGDKVKEGRKIYLKINPSKYREVTIPHVIQITRRTAESTLNAVGFEVEKVTYKDNIGKDMVLGLKYKGKTVAPNDRLPKMSKLELILGNGKRPGSSSTDENDNDAGE
- a CDS encoding D-alanine--D-alanine ligase, producing the protein MKKNIAIIMGGYSSEYAISLKTGSVVYKHLDSTKYNAYKVHIFRNKWVCVTEDAQEFPIDKNDFSVTIDGVKITFDCVFNAIHGTPGEDGYMQGYLELLGIPHTSCGMYQAALTFNKRDLLSTLKPYGIKCATSYYLNAGDAVNEQAIVAKVGLPCFVKANKAGSSFGVSKVHKIDELQNAIEVALKEDDEVIIESFLDGVEVSVGVIKYQGNVTVLPITEIVSENDFFDYEAKYLGQSQEITPARISEELTEKVSKAAKNIYEILKMEGFSRSEFIFKDDEPYLLEVNTVPGMTEESILPQQAKEAGISLEALFGNAVALALAKK
- a CDS encoding VOC family protein, translated to MQISELTLFTTNLEAQQHFYTNVLELPLVSAFAGTFTVKVGVSTVTFVKSERIHPAHFAINISSYKIKQALKWIQKRTDILLCDGKPIADFSNWNADALYFYDKDKNIVEFIARRDLDVINTHPFSTADILNISEIAIVSDDNEAIYHQINVMRPIEIYDGSFDRFCVLGNAEGLFILVNNTKKKWYPTQEDAFPADFHIKGDYNFAFINGKIVTEKV
- the coaD gene encoding pantetheine-phosphate adenylyltransferase, whose amino-acid sequence is MKRAIFPGSFDPITLGHYDIIKRGIKLFDEVIVAIGVNSAKKYMFSLEQRKKFIEDSFKDEPNVKVVTYEGLTVDFCQKNNVDFILRGLRNPADFEFEKAIAHTNRDLAPIETVFLLTSATTSYISSSIVREVIHHNGDYTLLVPDTVRV